AGTTTTAGATACAATAAGTCTTTACTAATGACGATTATGTACGACTTAACCGTAGCTCGAGAACAGCAACAATTATTATATGCTATTGGGTCATGTGACCAGAATTAAAATTTTCTGCTCTAGAATTAAAAACTTCCCTTTtaactttaaataattttagaagGCTTATAGATTGAAAAAGTACCATGAGTCCAAAGTAGAAAGTTCTTGTCACGACTCTACAAATAGACCATAAATCAGAGATTCATCAACAACTTTAAACCTTtggctctctctcttctcttctctctcacgACCCCATAAAACAATGGAAGACACAGCACTGACAAAGGATCAGATCATCGAGTTCAAAGAGGTCTTTTGTCTCTTGGACAAAGACGGCGACggttctctctttcttctctaaatgataatatatatatatatatatatatatatatatatatataattaagtatatgTGTTGGTGACATATATATTGTTCTTTTGGAATCCAGTAACAGGTCGTATAACGGTAGAAGAACTTTTAACAGTGATCCGTTGGTTGGATCAGAATCCAACAGAACAAGAACTTCACGATATCATCACTGAGATCGACTCCGATGGTAATGCCACCATTGAATTTGCTGAGTTTCTTAACCTCATGACCAACAAACTTCAGGTTCGTCTCTCGTGCCGGGGTCTCTCCATATGTTATTACATTCATGCTTAGTTAGTTTGATACGAAATATGTACTATTTCACAATCAATTACATGaacgaatttttttttgctcataTCTATTATGAGTGTTGTCAAAATGGAGCTGTCTCATTCATTATGCCTCTGTTTTATATTTCTTGAGTATAGTTAGAAATATTCCTCTCTCGTGCCGGGGTCTCTCCATATGTTATTACATTCATGCTTAGTTAGTTTGATACGAAATATGTACTATTTCACAATCAATTAcatcaactattttttttttgctcatatCATTTATGACTGTTGTCAAAATGGAGCTGTATCATTCATTATGCCTCTGTTTTATATTTCTTGAGTGTAGTTAGAaatattcttcttctcttttttttgacaaattgttttttttattatagtaAATATTTAATCACCTTTTTaggttttaattatatatttttttgctttggtcaagaaatttaattatttttttaataaataagacttttattttttctctattAACAAATCTCATTTGTAAAGAGCCATTTGATTATACTCTAAATAAAGAcaataatctcctatatattaaaggagaaccACTTTTAAAACTTACCTTAAAAGTTTATTGGCAAGGAATGTGATGTGGTGACGTGGCTTCACGAGAagcttttatttagtaaaacgcTTATGTGTCACGTAGAGAACGTTTCTCACCAAAACTGTGAAtttaatgcgttcacactaacattcctttaaaaaaattttataccATCTATATTTTTCTTGACGAACACTTTTACGTGATAAACCTTCAGCTTCAAGTTCGATTAGTTGATTTATCAATCCTCTCAATATAATCATAGCATCaataaatattcattatttCTCTATACGTTTCTGTTAAAAACGGTAACCCATCTGATCTATCACCATTAAATCGACAGATCCGTAGAGACAACAAAACGATGAAACTTTTGTATGATGCCAAGTGTTAATGAAAGAACCCTTTTCTCCGTACCTGCTTTCATGCATTTAGCAGAGCACTCACGTTCTTGAGAACTGCCTCTCATTGCTGAAAGAGGACGTTGAAAACTATTTCTCAAATGTGTCATATTCGGTTTTGTTACTGCTCGATGAGGTGATCTCTGTTTCGAGGAAATTGAATCACTGTAAATCGTCTCGGCTTAGTGTATTAGTCTTCTCGAGCAAGCAATATAAGCATGCGAGTGTCACCACCTTCGCCGCCATGAGAGCTCTACATTAGATGACCTTGAAGATGAGAAGAAACTTCCAGGAACGAACCACCAGCAAGTCTCACGTGCTGTCGCATCTGGAACAACCTTTACAATTTAGAGGGTCAAATAAccttcaatttattttattatgcaACTTTGTTTACTGAATTTAAAGGagttgtacttttttttttttcatacagttattgttttgcttataatatgttattgatccacgttttttcgattttatgtGTTAATCCCTTAAGTCCATAACTACTACAACGTGATAggtaaaatataaacaaaaaatattttccaaaactTCTTCTCAAACTTGCAAAcaccatatttaaaattttaatattagtgagctcattataaaaaagtttatgGCTTCGCCCTTAATAACAATCATACCTTTAGTTCTATCTAACTATCGCTTAAAGTATAtcttattttatacataatcataatatataaatttcaacATTAATATAGACATCTTATTCCGCGCTTTGCGCGGGTTACTATCtagttatattttataacagGTAATGTTTGTTAATTTGGTGTCGTGATTTGATGGTATAGGAAAATGACGCAGAAGAAGAGCTGAAAGAAGTATTCAAAGTCTTTGACAAAGACCAAAATGGTTATATCTCTGCCAGTGAGGTCCGTGATTTTTTCAATCtcgtttttttttagttttaatttggGGCCCTTTAATTTGA
The window above is part of the Brassica napus cultivar Da-Ae chromosome C8, Da-Ae, whole genome shotgun sequence genome. Proteins encoded here:
- the LOC106414199 gene encoding calmodulin-like protein 8, which codes for MEDTALTKDQIIEFKEVFCLLDKDGDVTGRITVEELLTVIRWLDQNPTEQELHDIITEIDSDGNATIEFAEFLNLMTNKLQENDAEEELKEVFKVFDKDQNGYISASELSHVMINLGEKLTDEEVEQMIKEADLDGDGQVNYDEFVKMMINIG